The Streptomyces aurantiacus genome includes a region encoding these proteins:
- a CDS encoding aminotransferase class I/II-fold pyridoxal phosphate-dependent enzyme has product MLGEYRIEGRRAVEIAASVERAVGSGELEPGQVLPPMRELADRLGVNPNTVAAAYRTLRERGVIETAGRRGSRVRPKPVTTARELARPDVPPGARNLSDGNPDPALLPSLAKALAAAAELSDRRPVLYGEAGVDPELARAARADMDADGVPEGPVVVTSGSLDAIERVLSAHLRPGDAVAVEDPGWHSVLDLVPALGLRAVPVGVDDEGPLTDDVRAVLAGGARALIVTDRAQNPTGAAVSATRARALRAVLEEYPETLLIEDDHGHRIVDLPLHPLAGVTRHWVLLRSVAKAYGPDLRLAVVTGDTETLDRVQGRQRLGPGWVSRLLQRAVVHLWEGGEVDSRAVAVAYGRRRDALIGALAERGIEARGRSGMNVWVPVPDETGAVARLLHSGWAVAPGARFRTGAPPGLRITVSTLGVDEAGSMADAIAAAVGPAPARRYV; this is encoded by the coding sequence GTGCTAGGAGAGTATCGGATCGAAGGAAGACGCGCAGTCGAGATTGCGGCCAGTGTCGAGCGAGCGGTGGGGTCGGGGGAGCTGGAGCCCGGTCAAGTGCTGCCGCCCATGCGGGAGTTGGCGGACCGGCTGGGTGTGAATCCCAACACCGTCGCGGCCGCCTACCGCACGCTGCGGGAGCGGGGGGTCATCGAGACCGCGGGCCGGCGCGGCAGCCGTGTGCGCCCCAAGCCGGTGACGACCGCTCGTGAGCTGGCCCGTCCGGACGTACCGCCCGGGGCGCGCAACCTGTCCGACGGCAACCCGGACCCTGCCCTGCTGCCCTCGCTCGCCAAGGCGTTGGCGGCCGCCGCGGAACTCTCCGACCGCAGGCCCGTGCTGTACGGAGAGGCGGGCGTGGACCCGGAGCTGGCGCGGGCGGCCCGCGCCGACATGGACGCGGACGGGGTCCCGGAGGGGCCGGTCGTCGTCACCTCGGGATCGCTCGACGCCATCGAGCGGGTGCTGAGCGCCCACCTCAGGCCCGGGGACGCGGTCGCGGTCGAGGATCCGGGCTGGCACAGCGTGCTCGACCTGGTCCCGGCCCTCGGGCTGCGGGCCGTGCCGGTCGGCGTCGACGACGAAGGGCCGCTGACCGACGACGTACGAGCCGTCCTGGCGGGCGGTGCGCGGGCCCTGATCGTCACCGACCGGGCGCAGAACCCGACGGGCGCAGCGGTGAGCGCCACGCGCGCGCGTGCCCTCCGTGCCGTCCTCGAGGAGTACCCGGAGACCCTGCTCATCGAGGACGACCACGGGCACCGCATCGTCGACCTGCCGCTGCATCCGCTGGCCGGGGTGACCCGGCACTGGGTGCTGCTGCGCTCGGTCGCCAAGGCGTACGGGCCCGACCTGCGGCTGGCCGTGGTCACCGGCGACACCGAGACCCTGGACCGGGTCCAGGGGCGGCAGCGGCTGGGGCCGGGCTGGGTGAGCCGACTGCTGCAGAGGGCCGTCGTGCACCTGTGGGAGGGCGGCGAGGTGGACAGCCGGGCCGTGGCCGTGGCCTACGGGCGGCGCCGGGACGCGCTGATCGGCGCGCTCGCGGAGCGTGGGATCGAGGCGCGCGGGCGCAGTGGCATGAACGTGTGGGTGCCCGTACCGGACGAGACCGGTGCCGTCGCGCGGCTGTTGCACTCCGGCTGGGCCGTGGCGCCTGGGGCCCGCTTCCGGACGGGCGCGCCGCCCGGGCTGCGGATCACCGTGTCGACACTCGGAGTGGACGAGGCCGGGTCGATGGCGGACGCGATCGCCGCCGCGGTGGGGCCCGCGCCCGCACGGCGGTACGTCTGA
- a CDS encoding DMT family transporter, whose protein sequence is MSAPTEPRTPLPTSPDAPAVSSRDTAFHLRPALDWRLRFGALSLVWGFSFLLIKVGTDGYAPFQVTLGRLLFGTMVLAAAMAWKRERLPRGARTWGHLAVAALLLNALPFSLFAYSELTIPSTLAGICNATSPLWGMALSMVALSEDRPTRRRVAGLGIGFVGVLTVLGAWQGFQGLDAAGTTMALLASLSYPIGWIYVRRTLAGSRESNLSLTGAQLLIATVQLAVVTPLFTEVPTRFALVPLLAVIALGALGTGLAVLIQYGLVAEIGPTTAQMVTYFIPVIATAAGVAILGESLTWSTPVGAVIVLAGAALTQSGPRTSP, encoded by the coding sequence ATGAGCGCCCCGACCGAGCCCCGGACCCCCCTTCCCACCTCCCCCGACGCCCCTGCGGTGTCGTCCCGGGACACCGCGTTCCACCTCCGCCCGGCCCTCGACTGGCGCCTGCGGTTCGGCGCGCTCTCCCTCGTCTGGGGTTTCAGCTTCCTTCTGATCAAGGTGGGTACGGATGGGTACGCGCCGTTCCAGGTGACGCTCGGCCGGTTGCTGTTCGGGACGATGGTGCTCGCCGCCGCGATGGCCTGGAAGCGCGAGCGCCTGCCGCGCGGTGCACGCACCTGGGGACATCTGGCGGTCGCGGCCCTGCTCCTCAACGCGCTGCCGTTCTCCCTGTTCGCGTACTCCGAACTCACGATCCCGTCCACGCTGGCGGGGATCTGCAACGCGACCTCGCCCCTGTGGGGCATGGCCCTGTCGATGGTCGCCCTCTCCGAGGACCGGCCCACCCGCCGCCGCGTGGCGGGCCTCGGCATCGGGTTCGTCGGCGTGCTGACGGTGCTCGGCGCCTGGCAGGGTTTCCAGGGCCTGGACGCCGCCGGCACCACGATGGCGTTGCTGGCCTCGCTCAGTTACCCGATCGGCTGGATCTACGTCCGCCGCACGCTGGCCGGCTCCCGTGAGTCCAACCTGTCGTTGACAGGAGCCCAGTTGCTGATCGCGACGGTCCAACTGGCCGTCGTGACACCGCTGTTCACCGAAGTGCCGACCCGGTTCGCGCTCGTACCGCTGCTCGCGGTGATCGCGCTGGGCGCCCTCGGCACGGGCCTGGCGGTCCTCATCCAGTACGGCCTGGTCGCCGAGATCGGCCCGACCACGGCCCAGATGGTCACGTACTTCATCCCGGTCATCGCCACCGCCGCCGGTGTCGCGATCCTCGGCGAATCACTGACCTGGTCGACGCCGGTGGGTGCCGTCATCGTGCTGGCGGGCGCGGCACTCACCCAGTCCGGGCCCAGGACCTCGCCGTAG
- a CDS encoding LysR family transcriptional regulator, giving the protein MLNLERLRTLDALARHGSVSGAADGLHVTTSAVSQQMSKLEREVGQQLLAKNGRGVRLTDAGRLLADHAARILSQVELAQSDLEAQRGQVVGELRMSAFPTAARGLFPAALAALRSEHPGLRVRSRELEPEGGVAGVLRGDIDLAVVLDWYNKPLPMPEGLVKASLLDDPTDVAMPAGHPLADRSEVDLEDLADDEWIAWEEGEFCHEWLLFTLRGKGIEPVIAHRAEEHHTQLALVAAGLGVCVAPRLGRGPVPAGVRTVPVRHRVTRHVYAVWRADADRRPSIRAVADALRKAGSAVG; this is encoded by the coding sequence ATGTTGAATCTGGAGCGCCTGCGCACGCTCGACGCCCTCGCCCGGCACGGCTCGGTGAGCGGCGCGGCCGACGGGTTGCACGTGACGACCTCCGCGGTCTCCCAGCAGATGTCCAAGCTGGAGCGGGAGGTCGGGCAGCAACTGCTCGCGAAGAACGGGCGGGGGGTGAGGCTCACCGACGCCGGGCGGCTGCTCGCCGACCACGCCGCGCGCATCCTGTCCCAGGTCGAGCTCGCCCAGTCCGACCTGGAGGCACAGCGCGGGCAGGTGGTGGGTGAGCTGCGGATGTCCGCGTTCCCGACGGCGGCGCGCGGGCTGTTCCCCGCCGCGCTGGCCGCGCTGCGGTCCGAGCATCCCGGACTGCGGGTGCGCTCCCGCGAGCTGGAGCCGGAGGGCGGGGTCGCCGGGGTACTGCGCGGCGACATCGACCTGGCCGTCGTGCTCGACTGGTACAACAAGCCGTTGCCCATGCCCGAAGGGCTGGTCAAGGCCTCTCTCCTCGACGACCCCACCGATGTGGCGATGCCCGCGGGGCACCCCCTCGCCGACCGTTCCGAGGTGGACCTCGAGGACCTGGCCGACGACGAGTGGATCGCCTGGGAGGAGGGCGAGTTCTGCCACGAGTGGCTGCTCTTCACCCTGCGCGGCAAGGGGATCGAGCCGGTGATCGCGCACCGCGCGGAGGAGCATCACACGCAGCTCGCGCTGGTCGCGGCGGGGCTCGGGGTGTGCGTCGCGCCCCGGCTCGGGCGCGGCCCGGTGCCGGCGGGCGTACGGACGGTCCCGGTGCGGCACCGGGTCACCAGGCACGTCTACGCGGTGTGGCGGGCGGACGCCGACCGCCGCCCGTCGATCCGGGCGGTCGCGGACGCGCTGCGGAAGGCGGGCTCGGCGGTCGGGTGA
- a CDS encoding pyridoxamine 5'-phosphate oxidase family protein, with translation MAATQRRGRRIMMTPEELDEFLTAQRTCRVATVTADGAPHVSTLWFAWDGKSLWLYSITRSKRWADLRRDPRVAVVVDTGEEYDELRGVELSGSVEFVGEVPRTGEPFPELDAVERLFARKNFGLDEMPHDGRHAWMRLTPEATASWDFRKLASP, from the coding sequence ATGGCCGCCACTCAGCGCCGGGGCCGAAGGATCATGATGACTCCCGAGGAGCTGGACGAGTTCCTCACCGCCCAGCGCACCTGTCGCGTCGCGACCGTCACCGCCGACGGCGCTCCGCACGTCAGCACGCTGTGGTTCGCCTGGGACGGCAAGTCGCTCTGGCTGTACTCGATCACCCGGAGCAAGCGATGGGCCGACCTGCGACGCGATCCCCGGGTGGCCGTCGTCGTCGACACGGGTGAGGAGTACGACGAGCTGCGGGGCGTCGAGCTGTCGGGCTCGGTGGAGTTCGTCGGCGAGGTGCCGCGCACCGGCGAGCCGTTCCCCGAACTCGACGCCGTGGAGCGGTTGTTCGCCCGTAAGAACTTCGGCCTGGACGAGATGCCGCACGACGGCAGACACGCCTGGATGCGGCTGACGCCGGAGGCGACGGCCTCATGGGACTTCCGCAAGCTCGCCTCGCCGTGA
- a CDS encoding cysteine hydrolase, with amino-acid sequence MPSYEELRELLDPATTALLTVECQQGVVGPDSALPELAEAARASGALTRVARLVDAAHESGVQVVHAIAERRPDGRGANHNARLFRAAGRLPVQQLRGTTAVRVAPPVEVAEEDLVVRRLHGLSPLAGTDLDALLRNLGCRTLVVTGVSANVAVPNTVFDAVNRGYTAVVPGDAIAGVPADYTPVMIRNTLALVATITTTDEVLACLEQTRPVRRA; translated from the coding sequence ATGCCGTCGTACGAAGAACTCCGCGAACTCCTCGATCCCGCGACCACGGCCCTGCTGACCGTCGAGTGCCAGCAGGGTGTCGTCGGCCCGGACAGCGCGCTGCCGGAACTCGCCGAGGCGGCCCGCGCCTCGGGCGCGCTGACCCGCGTCGCCCGCCTCGTGGACGCGGCCCACGAGAGCGGCGTACAGGTGGTGCACGCGATCGCCGAGCGCCGTCCCGACGGCCGCGGCGCTAACCACAACGCCCGGCTGTTCCGCGCGGCCGGACGTCTGCCGGTCCAGCAGCTGAGGGGCACCACCGCGGTCCGGGTCGCGCCACCGGTCGAGGTGGCCGAGGAGGACCTCGTCGTACGCCGCCTGCACGGCCTGTCGCCCCTCGCAGGTACCGACCTCGACGCACTGCTGCGCAACCTGGGCTGTCGCACCCTCGTCGTGACCGGGGTCTCCGCCAACGTGGCCGTGCCCAACACGGTGTTCGACGCCGTGAACCGCGGCTACACCGCCGTGGTCCCCGGGGACGCCATCGCGGGCGTGCCGGCGGACTACACCCCCGTGATGATCCGCAACACGCTCGCCCTGGTGGCCACCATCACCACCACGGACGAGGTGCTGGCCTGCCTCGAGCAGACCCGCCCGGTCAGGCGAGCGTGA
- a CDS encoding Rieske (2Fe-2S) protein: protein MSSESLQPAPAVCRRTLLAALGGAGIAATLTACGGSDDSSSGSSDTSTGSSGSTGSSGSTGSAGGAALAKTSDIPEGGGKVFADQSVVVTQPTAGEFKAFSTVCPHQKQRVNSVDNGLITCPAHGSQFSVTDGSVEKGPATSGLTAAKITVSGDSITLA, encoded by the coding sequence ATGTCCAGCGAATCGCTTCAGCCTGCTCCCGCAGTCTGTCGTCGCACCCTCCTGGCGGCGCTGGGCGGGGCCGGTATCGCCGCCACGCTGACCGCCTGCGGAGGCTCCGACGACAGTTCGTCGGGCTCCTCCGACACGTCGACCGGCTCGTCCGGATCCACCGGCTCGTCCGGATCCACCGGATCCGCGGGGGGTGCGGCGCTCGCCAAGACCAGCGACATCCCGGAGGGCGGCGGCAAGGTGTTCGCCGATCAGTCGGTGGTCGTCACCCAGCCGACGGCCGGGGAGTTCAAGGCCTTCTCGACGGTGTGCCCGCACCAGAAGCAGCGCGTGAACAGTGTGGACAACGGCCTCATCACCTGCCCCGCCCACGGCAGCCAGTTCAGCGTCACGGACGGCAGCGTCGAGAAGGGCCCCGCGACCAGCGGGCTGACCGCGGCCAAGATCACCGTGTCCGGGGACTCGATCACGCTCGCCTGA
- a CDS encoding S9 family peptidase has translation MTAEDLPLQFARTKRFSLGVPRGFTVSPDGERVLFVRTASGRSTTGLLWLHENGGERLLADPLALGADGEVPEAERIRRERARETSGGIVSYATDTAVRLVAFALAGALWTVRTDEGVPRPIPTRGPVVAPRPSPDGTHIAYVSEGALWVVRADGTGDRALAEPEGPEITYGLSDHVSSESLERTRSFWWSPDGSALLVVRVDNTPVQQWYISDPAHPERPPRAVRYPAAGTANARLSLHVVGLDGGRVDVALPEKAESHPDGEWTDPAFEYVVHAGWSEAAPLTVVQTRDQRSAYLLRVDPATGATTTLHHLKDAAWLEFVPGTPASTTATGLVLTTQEGTRGLLMTATGVRTPEGMYVHELLGTAGGRLYFMAAEEPTEAHVWSYDPGSGFARLTDEPGVHHAAVGGGTVVLDSLTPDGRTVTVLRDGVPAGRIQVLAERPVTRPRPRFLTLGERELRAALYLPESYEPGARRLPVIVHSYSGPGAQKVVKAAMWHHPVNQWFADQGFAVLAVDGRGTPGRDRAWETAIHGDQLMPVIEDQADAVRAAAELFPELDTGRVAIRGWSFGGYLAAGAVLHRPDVFHAAVAGAAPTDLRLYDTHWKERFLGHPDVQPDHYERCSLVAHAHKLTRPLMLVHGMADDNVAPAHMLRFSAALLAAGRPHTVLPLAGETHLVAQEGVIDTLLRLDLDFIKKSLDHRTV, from the coding sequence GTGACCGCAGAGGACCTGCCCCTGCAGTTCGCCCGCACGAAGCGTTTCTCCCTGGGTGTGCCGCGCGGCTTCACCGTCTCGCCCGACGGCGAGCGCGTGCTCTTCGTGCGCACCGCGAGCGGCCGCTCCACGACGGGCCTGCTGTGGCTGCACGAGAACGGCGGGGAGCGGCTGCTCGCCGACCCGCTCGCGCTGGGCGCCGACGGCGAGGTCCCCGAGGCCGAGCGGATCCGCCGCGAGCGGGCCCGCGAGACGAGCGGCGGAATCGTCTCGTACGCCACGGACACGGCCGTCCGTCTGGTTGCGTTCGCTCTCGCGGGCGCCCTGTGGACCGTGCGCACGGACGAGGGCGTCCCGCGCCCGATCCCCACGCGGGGCCCGGTCGTCGCCCCGCGCCCCAGCCCCGACGGCACGCACATCGCGTACGTGAGCGAGGGTGCCCTGTGGGTCGTACGCGCCGACGGCACCGGTGACCGCGCGCTGGCCGAGCCGGAGGGCCCGGAGATCACGTACGGGCTCTCGGACCACGTGTCGTCCGAGTCCCTGGAACGTACGCGGTCGTTCTGGTGGTCGCCGGACGGGAGCGCGCTGCTGGTGGTGCGGGTCGACAACACGCCCGTCCAGCAGTGGTACATCAGCGATCCGGCGCATCCCGAGCGTCCTCCGCGCGCGGTCAGGTATCCGGCCGCGGGCACGGCCAACGCGCGGCTCTCCCTGCATGTCGTGGGCCTCGACGGGGGCCGTGTCGACGTGGCGCTCCCCGAGAAGGCCGAGTCGCATCCGGACGGGGAGTGGACGGACCCGGCCTTCGAGTACGTCGTGCACGCGGGCTGGAGCGAGGCCGCCCCCCTCACCGTCGTACAGACCCGGGACCAGCGCTCGGCGTACCTGCTGCGCGTCGATCCGGCGACCGGCGCGACCACGACACTGCACCATCTCAAGGACGCCGCCTGGCTGGAGTTCGTCCCCGGAACACCCGCCTCCACCACCGCCACCGGTCTCGTCCTCACCACGCAGGAGGGCACCCGCGGGCTGCTGATGACCGCGACCGGGGTGCGCACACCGGAGGGCATGTACGTCCACGAGCTGCTCGGCACGGCGGGCGGCCGGCTCTACTTCATGGCCGCCGAGGAACCGACCGAGGCGCACGTCTGGTCGTACGACCCGGGCAGCGGCTTCGCGCGCCTGACCGACGAGCCGGGCGTGCACCACGCCGCCGTCGGGGGCGGCACCGTCGTGCTGGACAGTCTCACGCCCGACGGCCGAACGGTCACGGTGCTGCGGGACGGCGTCCCGGCCGGACGGATCCAGGTGCTGGCCGAGCGGCCCGTGACCCGGCCGCGCCCCCGCTTCCTGACGCTCGGCGAGCGGGAGCTGCGCGCGGCGCTGTACCTGCCGGAGTCGTACGAACCGGGTGCGCGCCGGCTCCCCGTCATCGTGCACTCGTACTCCGGGCCGGGCGCGCAGAAGGTCGTGAAGGCGGCCATGTGGCACCACCCCGTGAACCAGTGGTTCGCCGACCAGGGGTTCGCGGTGCTGGCGGTCGACGGGCGCGGCACCCCGGGGCGTGACCGGGCCTGGGAGACCGCCATCCACGGCGACCAGCTGATGCCGGTGATCGAGGACCAGGCGGACGCCGTACGCGCCGCCGCGGAGCTCTTCCCGGAGCTGGACACCGGCCGTGTGGCCATCCGCGGCTGGTCCTTCGGCGGCTATCTCGCGGCGGGGGCCGTACTGCACCGGCCCGACGTGTTCCACGCGGCCGTCGCGGGCGCGGCGCCGACCGATCTGCGGCTGTACGACACGCACTGGAAAGAACGGTTCCTGGGGCATCCGGACGTACAGCCGGACCACTACGAACGCTGCTCCCTGGTGGCGCACGCCCACAAGCTCACGCGCCCCCTGATGCTCGTCCACGGTATGGCCGACGACAACGTGGCGCCCGCACACATGCTGCGGTTCTCGGCGGCGCTGCTCGCGGCGGGCCGACCGCACACCGTGCTCCCGCTGGCAGGGGAGACGCACCTGGTCGCACAGGAAGGCGTGATAGACACCCTGCTCCGGCTCGATCTCGATTTCATCAAGAAGTCGCTCGATCACCGGACCGTCTGA
- a CDS encoding HipA family kinase, which translates to MLKEVSATRYITPMREGGSLPGLVEADDLETYVMKFTGAGQGRKTLVAEVVCGELARRLGLRVPGLVAIGLDPVIGLGEPDQEVQELLKSSGGLNLGMDFLSRAIGFDALAHRVSREEAGKVVWFDALVNNVDRSWRNPNMLVRDGDLWLIDHGATMIWHHNWPGAQASAARHYDASEHALAPFDPDIAAAARELGSRVTPELLAEVTAAIPDAWLRDEPGFESADALRQAYAEPLLARAATVHERIRTGREGTK; encoded by the coding sequence ATGCTCAAGGAAGTCAGTGCGACCCGCTACATCACGCCCATGCGTGAGGGCGGATCGCTGCCCGGACTCGTCGAGGCCGATGATCTGGAAACGTACGTCATGAAGTTCACCGGCGCGGGACAGGGCCGCAAGACCCTCGTCGCGGAGGTCGTCTGCGGTGAACTCGCCCGGCGGCTGGGCCTGCGCGTGCCGGGACTGGTCGCGATCGGACTCGATCCGGTCATCGGACTGGGCGAACCGGACCAGGAGGTGCAGGAGTTGCTCAAGTCGAGCGGCGGACTGAACCTCGGGATGGACTTCCTCTCCCGGGCGATCGGCTTCGACGCCCTCGCCCACCGGGTGAGCCGGGAGGAGGCCGGGAAGGTCGTCTGGTTCGACGCGCTCGTCAACAACGTCGACCGGTCGTGGCGCAACCCCAACATGCTGGTCCGTGACGGAGATCTGTGGCTCATCGACCACGGCGCCACCATGATCTGGCACCACAACTGGCCGGGCGCACAGGCCTCCGCTGCCAGGCACTACGACGCCTCCGAGCACGCACTCGCCCCCTTCGACCCCGACATCGCGGCTGCCGCAAGGGAGTTGGGGTCGCGGGTCACGCCGGAACTGCTCGCCGAGGTGACCGCCGCGATCCCCGACGCATGGCTCAGGGACGAGCCCGGGTTCGAGTCGGCCGACGCGCTCCGGCAGGCGTACGCGGAGCCGCTCCTCGCCCGCGCCGCCACCGTTCACGAGCGCATCCGCACCGGCCGGGAGGGCACGAAGTGA
- a CDS encoding DUF3037 domain-containing protein, protein MSERDDRVVYEYALLRVVPRVERGEYFNAGVLVYCRAKSFVAAHTHLDETKLRALDPKADVAGVQAALRAVEGVCAGGEAAGQAAGDDPGRRFRWLIAPRSTVVQPGPVHTGLTADPAAEARRLLDLLVR, encoded by the coding sequence GTGAGCGAGCGCGACGACCGCGTCGTCTACGAGTACGCGCTGCTGCGCGTCGTACCGCGCGTCGAACGAGGGGAGTACTTCAACGCGGGCGTGCTCGTCTACTGCCGCGCGAAGTCCTTCGTGGCCGCCCACACCCACCTCGACGAGACCAAACTGCGCGCCCTCGACCCGAAGGCGGACGTGGCGGGAGTACAGGCCGCCCTGCGGGCCGTAGAGGGCGTCTGCGCCGGGGGCGAGGCGGCGGGACAGGCCGCGGGCGACGACCCCGGGCGGCGCTTTCGCTGGCTGATCGCGCCCCGCTCCACAGTCGTGCAGCCGGGGCCCGTCCACACCGGTCTCACGGCCGATCCCGCGGCCGAGGCGCGGCGGCTGCTCGACCTGCTGGTCAGGTAA
- the fabG gene encoding 3-oxoacyl-ACP reductase FabG: MSTTEQRVAVVTGAARGIGAATAVRLAAEGRAVAVIDLDEAACKDTVEKITAAGGKAIAVGCDVSDEAQVEAAVIRVAAELGAPTILVNNAGVLRDNLLFKMSASDWDTVLNVHLRGSFLMTRAVQKYMVDAKFGRVVNLSSSSALGNRGQVNYSAAKAGLQGFTKTLAFELGKFGVTANAVAPGFIVTDMTAATAERVGMGFEEFQAAAATQIPVQRVGNPDDIANAIAFFTGDDAGFVSGQVLYVAGGPLN; this comes from the coding sequence ATGTCCACCACTGAGCAGCGCGTCGCCGTAGTCACCGGTGCCGCGCGCGGCATCGGCGCCGCGACCGCCGTACGACTGGCCGCCGAGGGCCGCGCCGTCGCGGTGATCGACCTCGACGAGGCCGCGTGCAAGGACACCGTCGAGAAGATCACCGCCGCCGGCGGCAAGGCGATCGCGGTGGGCTGCGACGTCTCCGACGAGGCGCAGGTCGAGGCCGCCGTGATCCGTGTCGCCGCCGAGCTCGGGGCGCCGACGATCCTGGTGAACAACGCGGGCGTGCTCCGCGACAACCTGCTGTTCAAGATGAGCGCGTCCGACTGGGACACGGTCCTGAACGTGCACCTGCGCGGTTCCTTCCTGATGACGCGGGCCGTGCAGAAGTACATGGTGGACGCCAAGTTCGGCCGGGTCGTCAACCTCTCCTCGTCCTCGGCGCTCGGCAACCGCGGCCAGGTCAACTACTCCGCCGCCAAGGCCGGACTGCAGGGCTTCACCAAGACGCTCGCGTTCGAGCTCGGCAAGTTCGGCGTCACCGCGAACGCCGTCGCGCCCGGCTTCATCGTGACCGACATGACGGCCGCCACCGCCGAGCGGGTCGGCATGGGCTTCGAGGAGTTCCAGGCCGCGGCCGCCACCCAGATCCCCGTCCAGCGCGTCGGCAACCCGGACGACATCGCCAACGCGATCGCCTTCTTCACGGGCGACGACGCCGGATTCGTCTCCGGCCAGGTGCTGTACGTGGCCGGCGGACCGCTCAACTAG
- a CDS encoding SDR family oxidoreductase — translation MTTVELSGKVALVTGASRGIGYGVAEALLARGDRVCITGRNEDALKEAVEKLGADRVIGVAGKAHDVAHQAHAVERTMEAFGRVDFLVNNAGTNPVFGPIADLDLDVARKVFETNVVSALGFAQQTWKAWQSANGGAIVNIASLAGVSASPFIGAYGISKAAMINLTLQLAHEFAPQVRVNAIAPAVVKTKFAQALYEGREAEAAAAYPLGRLGVPSDIGGTAAFLTSEQSDWITGQTLVVDGGILLNAGVS, via the coding sequence ATGACCACTGTGGAACTCTCGGGCAAGGTCGCCCTCGTCACCGGCGCCAGCCGAGGCATCGGCTACGGCGTCGCCGAGGCGCTGCTCGCCCGCGGCGACCGGGTGTGCATCACCGGCCGCAACGAGGACGCCCTCAAGGAGGCCGTCGAGAAGCTCGGCGCCGACCGCGTCATCGGTGTCGCGGGCAAGGCCCACGACGTCGCCCACCAGGCCCACGCCGTCGAGCGCACCATGGAGGCGTTCGGCCGCGTCGACTTCCTGGTCAACAACGCCGGTACGAACCCGGTGTTCGGGCCGATCGCCGACCTCGACCTCGACGTGGCCCGCAAGGTGTTCGAGACCAACGTCGTCTCCGCGCTCGGGTTCGCCCAGCAGACGTGGAAGGCGTGGCAGAGCGCGAACGGCGGCGCGATCGTCAACATCGCCTCCCTCGCGGGCGTCTCGGCCTCCCCGTTCATCGGGGCGTACGGCATCAGCAAGGCCGCCATGATCAACCTGACCCTGCAGCTGGCGCACGAGTTCGCGCCCCAGGTGCGGGTCAACGCGATCGCTCCCGCCGTGGTCAAGACCAAGTTCGCGCAGGCGCTGTACGAGGGCCGGGAGGCGGAGGCCGCCGCGGCCTACCCGCTCGGCAGGCTCGGTGTGCCGTCGGACATCGGCGGCACCGCCGCGTTCCTCACCTCGGAGCAGTCCGACTGGATCACCGGGCAGACCCTCGTGGTCGACGGCGGCATCCTCCTCAACGCCGGCGTGTCCTGA